Part of the bacterium genome is shown below.
CGGGACATCGTGCTGAACAAGCCGCGGGTCGCCGCCTACCGAGCGCCGGGCGCCCCGGTCGGTGCCTTCGCCGCGGAGAGCCTGCTCGACGAGCTGGCTCGGAAGCTCGGTCGGGATCCGATCGAGTTCCGGCTGCAGAACGCGGTCGAGGAGGGCGATCGCGCGAGCTACGGACCGAAGTTCGGCCCGATCGGCTTCAAGGAGACCCTCGAAGCCGCGAAGGCGCATCCGCAGTACAAGGCGGAGCTCGGCGAGCACCAGGGGCGTGGCGTCGCTGCGGGCTTCTGGTTCAACGCGGGCATGCAGTCGAGCGCGACCGTCAGCGTGAACTCGGACGGCTCCGCCGTCGTGCGCACGGGCAATCCGGACATCGGCGGCAGCCGCGCGAGCATGGCGCTCATGTGCGCGGAGGAGCTCGGGATCGACGTGACGCGGGTCCGACCGATGGTCGGCGACACCGACTCGGTCGGGTACTGCGATGCGACCGGCGGCAGCCGCGTGACCTACGCGACGGGCATGGCGGTCATCGACGCGACCCGCCAGGTGATCGATCACCTGCGCGCTCGTGCGGCGACCATGCTCGACGTGGAGCTCGACAGCATCGAGTGGCAGGACGGGAACGCCGTCGCGGTCAACGGATCCGCGGACAAGGGCTCGCTCTCTCTCGAGGAGATCGCGAAGAAGATGGGCGCCACGGGCGGTCCGGTCGTCGCGAGCGCTTCGGTCAGCCCGCCGGCGGCGGGGCCGGGCTTCGGCGTGCACGTCTGTGATCTCGAGGTCGATCCGGAGACCGGCGTGACGCGGGTGCTGCGCTACCTCGTGGTGCAGGACGCGGGAAAGGCGATCCACCCGACCTACGTCGAAGGGCAGTTCCAGGGGGGTGCCGCGCAGGGCATCGGTTGGGCGCTCAACGAGGAGTACATCTGGGACGCGGACGGGAAGGTCGAGAACGCCGGCTTCCTCGATTACCGCGTGCCGGTGGCCAGCGATCTGCCGATGATCGACACGGTGATCGTCGAGGTGCCGAATCCGCTCCATCCCTACGGTGTGCGTGGCGTCGGGGAGACGCCGATCGTGCCGCCCCTCGGCGCGGTCGCGAATGCGATGCGCGACGCGACGGGCGTGCGCTTCCATTCGCTGCCGATGTCGCCGCCGCGGGTACTCGAAGCCCTCGAAGAGGCCGACTGATCCGCGCCCGGCGCGCGGCCCTGCGGTACGGGAGATCCGATTGGCGACCGTCCTCTTCTCGTCGGCGCAGCAGCGCTTCACGGACGGCGAGGAGCGCGTCGAGATCGAGGCGAGTCGCGTCGACGCGCTGATCCGGGCGCTCTACGCGCGGTACGCGGCGCTCGACGGCCAGCTCGAGAACGCGGCGGTCGCGATCGACGGTGTGATCCACAACGAGGCCGAGTTCGTCGCGATCCCGCCGGATGCCGAAGTCCAGTTCGTGGGCCAGGTCGCCGGGGGCTCCGGCGAGGCGGTTCGCGAGCCGCTCGGGGGTGTCGCGGGAGACCCGCTCGCGGTCGCGCGGGCGTGGCGCGACGCGGGACACGGGGTTGCCCTCGCCACCGTCGTCGAGACCTGGGGCTCGTCGCCCTGTCCGGCGGGCAGCCAGCTCGCCGTCGACGACCGCGGCCACTTCGAGGGATCCGTCTCCGGGGGTTGCGTCGAAGGAGCGGTGATCGAAGCCGCCGGCGGTGTGATCGAGAGTGGAGCCGCGACGATTCTCGAGTTCGGCGTCGCCGACGAGGACGCCTGGGCGGTCGGCCTCGCCTGTGGCGGTCGGATCCGCGTGTTCGTGGAGCGGATCGGTTGAAGCGTGAGACCCTCGACGCGCTGCTCGACGCGAGAGCGGAGCGGCGACCGGTCGCGCGGCTGACCTGGCTGGACGGAGACCGGGAGGCGTTGGCCTCGCCGGGTGCGCCGGGACTCGAGGCGGCACTCGAGGACGCGGTGGTCCAGGCGCTCCATTCGGACGCG
Proteins encoded:
- a CDS encoding XdhC family protein, with product MGQVAGGSGEAVREPLGGVAGDPLAVARAWRDAGHGVALATVVETWGSSPCPAGSQLAVDDRGHFEGSVSGGCVEGAVIEAAGGVIESGAATILEFGVADEDAWAVGLACGGRIRVFVERIG
- a CDS encoding xanthine dehydrogenase family protein molybdopterin-binding subunit, whose amino-acid sequence is MSAAPDTSDRKFKQVGSRPIRHDGLDKVTGRARFGADFTLPGTLQGVFVRSPHAHAKILGIDTSKAEKVPGVKAVITAADFPELPMHWITQGPAGVDAGANQRVILAREKVLYHGHAFAAVAAATREIAIEAGKLIEVEWEVLQPVLSIDQALADGAPILHEGQATEGMGPPVEGDTNITNQIVFEGGDLEAGWAEADVVVEGVFETPMVHQGYIEPHACLVNAREDGTSEIWCATQGPFGVKNETATLTGSDPASVKVTPSEIGGGFGGKIPVYLEPAALLLSRKAGRPVKMTMTREEVFRGTGPTSGSKTHIKIGAKSDGTLVAAECQLDFEAGCFRGSPVGAACMTTLSPYVIPNFRVLGRDIVLNKPRVAAYRAPGAPVGAFAAESLLDELARKLGRDPIEFRLQNAVEEGDRASYGPKFGPIGFKETLEAAKAHPQYKAELGEHQGRGVAAGFWFNAGMQSSATVSVNSDGSAVVRTGNPDIGGSRASMALMCAEELGIDVTRVRPMVGDTDSVGYCDATGGSRVTYATGMAVIDATRQVIDHLRARAATMLDVELDSIEWQDGNAVAVNGSADKGSLSLEEIAKKMGATGGPVVASASVSPPAAGPGFGVHVCDLEVDPETGVTRVLRYLVVQDAGKAIHPTYVEGQFQGGAAQGIGWALNEEYIWDADGKVENAGFLDYRVPVASDLPMIDTVIVEVPNPLHPYGVRGVGETPIVPPLGAVANAMRDATGVRFHSLPMSPPRVLEALEEAD